From a single Streptomyces sp. NBC_01264 genomic region:
- the rpmB gene encoding 50S ribosomal protein L28: MSAHCQLTGAQPGFGNAISHSHRRTSRRFDPNIQSKRYWLPNEGRHIRLKLSARAIKTVDTIGVEAAVARIRARGVKV, from the coding sequence TTGTCCGCCCACTGCCAGCTGACCGGCGCCCAGCCGGGCTTCGGCAACGCCATCTCCCACTCGCACCGGCGCACTTCGCGCCGCTTCGACCCCAACATCCAGAGCAAGCGGTACTGGCTTCCCAATGAGGGGCGCCACATCCGCCTCAAGCTGAGCGCCAGGGCGATCAAGACCGTCGACACGATCGGTGTCGAGGCCGCGGTGGCGCGCATCCGTGCCCGGGGCGTGAAGGTCTGA
- the rpsN gene encoding 30S ribosomal protein S14 — protein sequence MAKQSKIARNERRKVIVERHATRRAELKEIIRRPSSTEAERGAAVAELRKQPRDASATRVRNRDAVDGRPRGHLRKFGLSRVRMREQAHAGVLPGVTKSSW from the coding sequence ATGGCGAAGCAGAGCAAGATCGCGCGGAACGAGAGGCGCAAGGTGATCGTCGAGCGCCACGCCACCCGGCGGGCGGAGCTGAAGGAGATCATCCGCAGGCCCTCCTCGACGGAGGCCGAACGGGGAGCGGCCGTGGCCGAGCTGCGCAAGCAGCCGCGCGACGCGAGCGCGACCAGGGTGCGCAACCGGGACGCTGTCGACGGGCGGCCCCGCGGACACCTGCGGAAGTTCGGTCTCTCCCGCGTGCGGATGCGTGAACAGGCCCACGCCGGGGTCCTGCCCGGAGTCACGAAGTCGTCCTGGTAG
- a CDS encoding DinB family protein, giving the protein MTRIDDIPSAWDERTQLTTFLDYARDTTRAKCAGVSDENARKAILPGSPLMTLSGLVNHLRWVEYYWFQVVFLGEQDHGPWTDEDPDREMRVAVDFPLAQLLDEYAEQSARYRELVAGNSLDKQAQRANRNGLHVDLRWILLHLTEETARHNGHLDILRELLDGTTGD; this is encoded by the coding sequence ATGACCAGAATCGATGACATACCGTCCGCGTGGGACGAGCGCACCCAGCTCACCACCTTCCTCGACTACGCACGCGACACCACCCGCGCCAAGTGCGCGGGCGTCTCCGACGAGAACGCCCGCAAGGCGATCCTGCCGGGCTCACCGCTGATGACCCTGAGCGGATTGGTCAACCACCTGCGCTGGGTCGAGTACTACTGGTTCCAGGTGGTCTTCCTCGGCGAGCAGGACCACGGCCCCTGGACCGACGAGGACCCCGACCGCGAGATGCGCGTCGCCGTCGACTTCCCGCTCGCGCAGCTCCTCGACGAGTACGCCGAACAGAGCGCCCGCTACCGCGAACTGGTCGCCGGGAACAGCCTGGACAAGCAGGCCCAGCGAGCCAACCGCAACGGCCTCCACGTCGACCTGCGCTGGATCCTCCTCCACCTCACCGAGGAGACGGCCCGCCACAACGGCCACCTGGACATCCTGCGCGAGCTGCTCGACGGAACGACCGGCGACTAG
- the rpmG gene encoding 50S ribosomal protein L33, giving the protein MARNEVRPIVKLRSTAGTGYTYVTRKNRRNDPDRMVLRKFDPVVRRHVDFREER; this is encoded by the coding sequence ATGGCACGCAACGAAGTACGCCCGATCGTCAAGCTCCGCTCCACCGCGGGCACCGGCTACACCTACGTCACCCGCAAGAACCGGCGGAACGATCCCGACCGGATGGTGCTGCGCAAGTTCGACCCGGTGGTCCGCCGGCACGTCGACTTCCGCGAAGAACGCTGA
- a CDS encoding SMI1/KNR4 family protein, which produces MISGDTLLKQLRALAARVPFDLAVQPGVADADFDHWPVPVPAEARELLGRLGGFAVPPVEFRLTGHPRQAGDHGLPHPHWLVTDDGGGGVTWVDIEPDGRWGQVLMQYREGGLHVEADSLPQWLDRLLGTAEELVEETGFEEGVQPYADDFWDLLHLNGPELPLHPAAELLDSTDPVVARLAAEVPDGALVADLRGALPGSRARFDRALRRYRLTRAVGGPVFAAVPRAD; this is translated from the coding sequence GTGATCTCCGGTGACACCCTCCTTAAGCAGCTGCGGGCGCTGGCCGCCCGAGTCCCGTTCGACCTCGCGGTGCAACCCGGCGTCGCGGACGCCGACTTCGACCACTGGCCCGTCCCGGTACCGGCCGAGGCCCGCGAACTGCTGGGCCGGCTCGGGGGCTTCGCCGTGCCGCCGGTGGAGTTCAGGCTGACCGGCCACCCCCGCCAGGCCGGCGACCACGGCCTGCCGCACCCCCACTGGCTGGTCACCGACGACGGGGGCGGCGGCGTCACCTGGGTCGACATCGAGCCCGACGGCCGGTGGGGGCAGGTCCTGATGCAGTACCGCGAGGGCGGACTCCACGTCGAGGCCGACTCGCTGCCGCAGTGGCTCGACCGGCTCCTCGGCACGGCGGAGGAGCTCGTCGAGGAGACCGGCTTCGAGGAGGGCGTCCAGCCGTACGCCGACGATTTCTGGGACCTCCTGCACCTGAACGGCCCCGAACTGCCGCTGCACCCCGCGGCCGAACTCCTCGACAGTACGGACCCGGTGGTCGCCCGGCTCGCCGCCGAAGTACCGGACGGCGCACTGGTAGCCGATCTCCGCGGAGCCCTGCCGGGCAGCCGCGCCCGCTTCGACCGGGCGCTCAGGCGGTACCGCCTGACCCGGGCCGTCGGCGGCCCCGTGTTCGCCGCCGTTCCCCGCGCGGACTGA
- a CDS encoding type B 50S ribosomal protein L31: MKPGIHPAYGPVVFRDKAADFAFLTRSTATSDKTVEWEDGHTYPVIDVEISSRSHPFYTGTARVLDTAGRVERFERRYGSGK, encoded by the coding sequence ATGAAGCCCGGAATCCATCCCGCCTACGGCCCCGTCGTCTTCCGCGACAAGGCCGCCGACTTCGCCTTCCTCACCCGCTCGACCGCCACCAGCGACAAGACCGTCGAGTGGGAGGACGGCCACACCTACCCCGTCATCGACGTCGAGATCTCCTCGCGGAGCCACCCCTTCTACACCGGCACCGCCCGCGTCCTGGACACCGCCGGCCGCGTCGAGCGCTTCGAGCGCCGCTACGGGAGCGGCAAGTGA
- a CDS encoding DUF5990 family protein — MPSLSLRIVGRDLPGRECGGYRDVHVAVQRGREAEGAVPGDAAEAVWEFTVEVVALTDGARDFRGPHVHGRRGGRFLYLTWGELRRGGEFTMFRRAKLMLDDLPPHAVDRGAAEAGLRLTDRCGMPVCAAVRPPGISWS; from the coding sequence ATGCCATCGCTCTCACTTCGTATCGTCGGCCGCGATCTCCCGGGTCGTGAATGCGGCGGGTACCGGGACGTCCATGTCGCCGTGCAGCGCGGGCGCGAAGCCGAAGGAGCCGTCCCCGGGGACGCCGCGGAGGCGGTCTGGGAGTTCACCGTGGAGGTCGTCGCGTTGACGGACGGGGCACGGGACTTTCGTGGGCCCCACGTCCACGGACGACGCGGGGGCCGGTTCCTGTACCTGACGTGGGGAGAGCTTCGCCGCGGCGGGGAGTTCACGATGTTCCGCCGCGCCAAGCTGATGCTCGACGACCTCCCGCCGCACGCCGTCGACCGCGGCGCCGCCGAGGCCGGGCTACGGCTCACGGACCGCTGCGGCATGCCCGTGTGCGCCGCGGTGCGCCCGCCCGGCATCAGCTGGAGCTGA